The proteins below come from a single Papaver somniferum cultivar HN1 chromosome 11, ASM357369v1, whole genome shotgun sequence genomic window:
- the LOC113321224 gene encoding FBD-associated F-box protein At5g22730-like, with protein MSTTLERLSIINCRLLHQTLKVFAPNLLTIKYAAEIPADFVLDSFRSLVEANIEIFSDRDRARIYAPLIKLYQKLSNVKILKMSASSFRGLAAANVLLADLSTFSNLVRLEVSSEFWASWDPHASFVSSMKIFLWFLQLSPNLESIDFTEDVHSDDLQDYDWTVNSLPRYSLSNLKEFVIRKFMGRKVVLDVVKFFLANAGVLHTVSIMISESLSKDIRSKRRLHLNYLSFQDIPQGVRLSSSPRSSINLQPLG; from the exons ATGTCTACTACACTTGAGCGCTTGTCCATTATAAACTGTCGTCTGCTTCATCAGACATTGAAGGTTTTCGCTCCAAATCTGCTGACCATTAAGTATGCAGCAGAGATACCGGCAGACTTTGTTCTCGATAGCTTCCGGTCACTAGTTGAGGCGAATATTGAAATTTTTAGCGACCGGGATCGGGCTAGAATATATGCTCCTTTGATCAAGCTTTATCAAAAACTTTCTAATGTGAAGATCCTTAAAATGTCTGCTTCCTCCTTTCGG GGTCTCGCTGCAGCAAATGTCCTCTTAGCCGATTTGTCTACATTTTCTAATTTGGTTCGCTTGGAAGTTAGTTCAGAATTTTGGGCCAGTTGGGATCCGCAtgcgagttttgtttcgtctatgAAGATATTTCTGTGGTTTCTCCAACTCTCtcctaatctagagtcgattgaCTTCACTGAG GATGTCCACAGCGACGACCTACAAGATTATGATTGGACAGTAAATTCATTGCCCCGGTATTCTCTGTCAAATCTCAAGGAATTTGTAATACGAAAATTTATGGGGCGCAAAGTGGTGTTGGACGTGGTAAAATTCTTCTTGGCCAATGCTGGAGTTCTTCACACAGTGTCTATCATGATTTCTGAATCTTTATCGAAAGATATAAGAAGCAAACGCAGATTGCATCTGAATTACTTAAGTTTCCAAGATATTCCTCAAGGTGTGCGCTTGAGTTCTTCACCGCGGAGTAGTATCA ATTTACAACCTTTAGGGTGA
- the LOC113325294 gene encoding stellacyanin-like — translation MKMMNQVWVLETIAKLMIMLMVLVYATSATNFTVGGESGWALDSDVQTWASSYTFSVGDTLCIHNMFLNLKFFGCLHAVFVYKPVHNVLEVTEYSYDVCNLENPISITDGTNTTVTLDTLGVRYFICGTIGHCISGLKVKIVVNSTDSSGSEDDNNTPPIGSSPPSPSQSPPPPSNTHGTPPDGYYAPPGSNA, via the exons ATGAAGATGATGAATCAAGTATGGGTTCTCGAAACAATTGCCAAGTTAATGATCATGTTGATGGTTCTGGTTTATGCAACATCTGCTACTAATTTCACTGTTGGTGGCGAATCCGGATGGGCTCTTGATTCTGATGTGCAAACTTGGGCCTCTTCATACACTTTCAGCGTTGGAGATACACTATGTATTCAT AATATGTTTCTGAATCTCAAATTCTTTGGCTGTTTACATGCAGTGTTTGTTTATAAGCCAGTTCACAATGTGCTTGAAGTGACAGAGTATTCTTACGACGTGTGTAACTTGGAAAATCCCATCAGTATAACTGATGGAACAAACACCACTGTAACCCTTGACACTCTTGGAGTAAGGTACTTCATTTGCGGAACTATAGGTCATTGCATCTCAGGACTGAAGGTCAAGATTGTTGTTAACTCTACAGACTCGTCAGGCTCAGAAGACGACAACAATACTCCTCCTATTGGCAGTTCACCACCTTCTCCTAGTCAATCACCTCCACCTCCTTCAAACACTCATGGTACTCCTCCTGATGGTTACTATGCTCCACCTGGTTCTAATGCT
- the LOC113322022 gene encoding 60S ribosomal protein L8-1-like, which produces MGRVIRSQRKGAGSIFKSHTHHRKGPARFRSLDFGERNGYLKGVVTEIIHDPGRGAPLARVTFRHPFRYKHQKELFVAAEGMYTGQFLYCGKKANLMVGNVLPLRSIPEGAVVCNVEHHVGDRGTLARASGDYAIVISHNPDNGTSRIKLPSGAKKIVPSGCRAMIGQVAGGGRTEKPMLKAGNAYHKYRVKRNSWPKVRGVAMNPVEHPHGGGNHQHIGHASTVRRDAPPGQKVGLIAARRTGRLRGQAASAAAKTDKA; this is translated from the exons ATGGGTCGTGTAATCAGATCTCAACGTAAGGGAGCTGGTTCCATCTTCAAATCCCATACCCACCACCGCAAAGGACCAGCAAGATTCAGGAGTTTAGATTTCGGTGAAAGAAATGGTTACTTGAAAGGAGTAGTTACTGAAATCATCCACGATCCAGGTCGTGGTGCTCCATTAGCAAGAGTTACTTTCAGACATCCTTTCAGATACAAGCATCAGAAGGAGCTTTTTGTTGCTGCTGAGGGTATGTATACTGGACAGTTTTTGTATTGTGGGAAGAAAGCTAATCTTATGGTTGGAAATGTTCTTCCATTGAGATCTATTCCTGAAGGAGCTGTTGTTTGTAATGTTGAACATCATGTTGGTGATAGAGGAACATTAGCTAGAGCTTCTGGTGATTATGCTATTGTTATCAGTCACAACCCTGATAATGGTACTTCAAG gATTAAGCTTCCTTCTGGAGCAAAAAAGATTGTACCAAGTGGATGCCGTGCTATGATTGGCCAAGTTGCTGGTGGAGGCAGGACTGAGAAGCCCATGTTGAAAGCAGGAAATGCTTACCACAAATACAGAGTGAAGAGAAACTCCTGGCCCAAGGTTCGTGGTGTTGCTATGAATCCAGTTGAGCATCCTCATGGAGGAGGTAACCACCAACATATTGGACATGCCAGTACCGTTCGTCGTGATGCACCTCCTGGACAAAAGGTTGGTCTCATTGCTGCCAGGAGAACTGGACGTCTTCGTGGACAGGCTGCTTCAGCTGCTGCCAAGACAGACAAAGCTTAA